Proteins encoded in a region of the Carassius auratus strain Wakin unplaced genomic scaffold, ASM336829v1 scaf_tig00029710, whole genome shotgun sequence genome:
- the LOC113079873 gene encoding C-C motif chemokine 12 isoform X3 codes for MQLCWKLALMMLVLVCVTAQQHNYRRPTRVGVSCCKEVSGGRIPASIKLMGYKHQNALSPCVDAIIFYTEKEKLCSDPKAPWIKNRLNGTNLIII; via the exons ATGCAGCTCTGCTGGAAATTAGCTCTGATGATGCTGGTTCTTGTGTGTGTTACTGCACAGCAACACAACT ATCGTCGTCCCACTCGTGTTGGAGTGAGCTGCTGTAAGGAAGTGTCAGGAGGAAGAATCCCTGCTTCAATTAAACTGATGGGATACAAGCATCAGAATGCTCTGAGTCCGTGTGTGGATGCTATAAT ATTCTACACAGAGAAGGAAAAGTTATGTTCAGATCCAAAAGCACCCTGGATTAAAAACCGTCTGAATGGTACAAACCTAATAAttatatga
- the LOC113079873 gene encoding C-C motif chemokine 12 isoform X2 — protein MQLCWKLALMMLVLVCVTAQQHNYRRPTRVGVSCCKEVSGGRIPASIKLMGYKHQNALSPCVDAIIFYTEKEKLCSDPKAPWIKNRLNGLKKIVD, from the exons ATGCAGCTCTGCTGGAAATTAGCTCTGATGATGCTGGTTCTTGTGTGTGTTACTGCACAGCAACACAACT ATCGTCGTCCCACTCGTGTTGGAGTGAGCTGCTGTAAGGAAGTGTCAGGAGGAAGAATCCCTGCTTCAATTAAACTGATGGGATACAAGCATCAGAATGCTCTGAGTCCGTGTGTGGATGCTATAAT ATTCTACACAGAGAAGGAAAAGTTATGTTCAGATCCAAAAGCACCCTGGATTAAAAACCGTCTGAATG GTCTGAAGAAGATAGTGGACTAA
- the LOC113079873 gene encoding uncharacterized protein LOC113079873 isoform X1, protein MPRVMAWTSRLITIAVLIALMGCFTGAQANYRRPTRVGVSCCKEVSGGRIPASIKLMGYKHQNALSPCVDAIIFYTEKEKLCSDPKAPWIKNRLNGLKKIVD, encoded by the exons ATGCCAAGAGTCATGGCCTGGACTTCTAGATTAATCACCATTGCTGTTCTGATCGCCCTCATGGGATGTTTCACTGGTGCACAAGCCAACT ATCGTCGTCCCACTCGTGTTGGAGTGAGCTGCTGTAAGGAAGTGTCAGGAGGAAGAATCCCTGCTTCAATTAAACTGATGGGATACAAGCATCAGAATGCTCTGAGTCCGTGTGTGGATGCTATAAT ATTCTACACAGAGAAGGAAAAGTTATGTTCAGATCCAAAAGCACCCTGGATTAAAAACCGTCTGAATG GTCTGAAGAAGATAGTGGACTAA